In Kitasatospora sp. NBC_00240, the following are encoded in one genomic region:
- a CDS encoding GatB/YqeY domain-containing protein: MTTLKEQLHEDLTAAIRTRDELRSSTIRLTLAAVTSEEVAGETKRELSDDEVLKVLAREAKKRREAAEAFDTAGRTESAARERAEGEVLAGYLPKQLSDEELAAVVAEAVAASGASGPQGIGAVMKLVKPKVDGLAEGGRVAAAVRAALAG; the protein is encoded by the coding sequence ATGACGACGCTCAAGGAGCAGCTGCATGAGGACCTCACGGCTGCCATCAGGACTCGGGACGAGCTGCGCTCCTCCACCATCCGGCTGACGCTGGCCGCGGTCACCAGCGAGGAGGTGGCCGGCGAGACGAAGCGTGAGCTCTCGGACGACGAGGTGCTGAAGGTGCTCGCCCGGGAGGCGAAGAAGCGCCGGGAGGCCGCGGAGGCCTTCGACACGGCCGGCCGGACGGAGTCGGCCGCGCGGGAGCGGGCCGAGGGCGAGGTGCTGGCGGGCTACCTGCCGAAGCAGCTCTCGGACGAGGAGCTGGCGGCCGTCGTGGCCGAGGCGGTGGCGGCCAGCGGGGCGAGCGGTCCGCAGGGCATCGGCGCGGTGATGAAGCTGGTGAAGCCGAAGGTCGACGGGCTGGCCGAGGGTGGCCGGGTCGCCGCCGCGGTCCGGGCCGCCCTGGCGGGCTGA